Part of the Pseudobacteriovorax antillogorgiicola genome, TTGCTAACTGCTCCCAATTGGCAACCACAGGCTCCCAACGATCCACACAGCGATGGCCTAATGCAGTGAAGCGATTATCTAAGACAGCATCGTCAGCTCGGCTCATGATGTAATCCATCATCAAACGAATTTCTTCGTACTTACTTGCTTCGGCTAAATTCGCCGCTTCTATTTTTTTCCCTTGAACCCAAAGGTCTTCTAGTTTGACTCGTTCCGCTTCAATGCGATCAGACTCTTCAGAGTACCGAGCGAAAAATGGCAGGATTTCACGTAAAGAAACGAGTGTACCGATGAAGTCTTTAGGTCGAGAACTGAGAACAAGAGCACCAAGCATACCGACACAAATGACGGTGAGAGCCACGGGATCAAAGAATCCCATTGATTGGTCACGCTCAGTAAAACCGATAATGATCACTAAAAGCGCTGATACGATACCTATGATTTGCATGACTGGGCCTTCCTATTCGAGTTCTTCTAGTTCATTAAGTTTGCGACTCACCGCTGGATCGTCTTCTACTTCAAGAGCTTTGCTATAGGCTTCAATTGCCTTGGTGCGCTCGCCCACGAGTAAGTACAGCGAACCTTGGGCTTTCAGAAACTCAGGATGAGATGGATACCTTGCAAGTACAGAGTCGGCGATGAGCAATCCCTTGCCGTAGTTCTGGGTTTGAGTCTCACGATCCATCATGATTCGCGCTCGGCTCAAACTAATGGCAGGAGCCTTCTTATTTTCGACTAAGCCTCTAGCTAGATAGGCATGGTGCATCTGAAGATGGACCGTATCCGACTTTGTTGGTGCGGGGATAATCGTCCGTGGACCTTTTTTTTGACTATCCGATCGCTTGCTATCATGATCAACGATGACTCGACCAGCAACGGATAGTGGAATATCTACTTCGGTATACGTCTTTCCATTATTCCACTTCATTGTGATGGTTTGATCACTAGCTTGGGCTCTAGGCTCCAGTTTTGGCGTTGTTGCACTATTCTGAAACGACTCATCAACTTCCACTTCTGGCTCGATAAGATAGTGTGTGTAGGGCTTTGTCGAACAGGCGCCCAAAGTTCCCCCCAATGCTAGAAAAAGAAAACGCTTTATCACCACGATACTCCTATTGAAACAGTTCCCTCAGTATCCACAGTGACCATACCAGAAAGGCCTCCCCAGTTACCAGGAAACGGATGCTTTGCAATTGCTTGAACGACTAAGGACGAGCCTGATGAACTTTCTCCAGACTCAGAAGCTAGAGCTTCTGGAATTTTTACCAGCAACTTAGCGCCAACGATAGGTGCGTTATCCAGATCCAAGACTTTATAGTAGGCTGCACCAATCGCTAGTGTGGGGTTGATCACCGAGATTGTTAAGCCACTCAGTTGATCGTTATTTTCACCCCATTGATTCAAGAAGTTATAGCTCAGATTGAAGTTAGGGTAGAGCCCCATCTCCCAAGTATGATGGTAGATCGCATCTTGGCGCCCATAGCGCTCCTTCATTCGTGACTTCGTGAAGTTCCGAATACTTCGACTATTCCAGTCTAGGTCTTCTTGAATGGTATCACTATAGATCACCCGACCCGTTTTCAAAGAGACCAGTCGATAGGAAAGCGAGCCATCGGCATAAGCTACCCACAGCGCCGATCTTGGCTGGAGTTCCTTACCTTCATAAATATTACGGACATCATCTAGACTGATAAATCCGTATCGATAATACAGACCTTTTCCAGGCCTCACCTCAGGCCGCAAACACTCTTGGCAATCCATGAGTTGGCGACCAAATATTT contains:
- a CDS encoding MotA/TolQ/ExbB proton channel family protein, translated to MQIIGIVSALLVIIIGFTERDQSMGFFDPVALTVICVGMLGALVLSSRPKDFIGTLVSLREILPFFARYSEESDRIEAERVKLEDLWVQGKKIEAANLAEASKYEEIRLMMDYIMSRADDAVLDNRFTALGHRCVDRWEPVVANWEQLAKLGPAFGMVGTLTGMILLFKDFGTGDSNIGASLSLALLSTLYGLVLGSGVAGPIGSFLSTLMNQRIQVLKRCHKTVKQLVKMG